A genomic segment from Streptomyces antibioticus encodes:
- a CDS encoding extracellular solute-binding protein, with amino-acid sequence MKLPVRPALLAAAALVVATACTPQTSANSASGTDDRTGTLRVWLFQEVGNTPKAEVVDSVVAAFEKAHDGVRVDVEYIPVESRAQRVKAALNDPKSAPDVLEYGNTDTAGYVHDGGLLDVTKEFGAWPEAKDTDPTARRSVTVGGKVYGAPFYVGVRALYYRTDVFEDLGLAVPKSLAELAATARAVRAARPDLYGLVVGGAYTYGAMPFVWAHGGELADADGDSYTSGIDSAAARKGIEAYTALFSDDNCPAAKCAGMGGNDTVTAFAAGKAGMAIGGDFSHTAVEAGAVKGKYAVVPLPGVTAGSVAPAFAGGNNIGVLKSTSHRTLAVGLMKALASKRTQGALFDAMGFLPTFTDVRDRAAAREPFVAPFVRTLAAGTKFVPASPAWSQIDSQQVLPTMFQEVVSGRKSVTAASADAAKKMDDAFGSAG; translated from the coding sequence ATGAAGCTCCCCGTCCGGCCCGCCCTGCTCGCGGCCGCGGCCCTGGTCGTCGCCACCGCCTGCACCCCCCAGACCTCCGCGAACTCCGCCTCCGGCACCGACGACAGGACCGGCACCCTGCGCGTCTGGCTCTTCCAGGAGGTCGGCAACACCCCGAAGGCCGAGGTCGTCGACTCCGTCGTCGCCGCCTTCGAGAAGGCCCACGACGGCGTGCGGGTCGACGTCGAGTACATCCCCGTCGAGAGCCGCGCCCAGCGCGTCAAGGCCGCCCTCAACGACCCGAAGTCCGCTCCCGACGTGCTGGAGTACGGCAACACCGACACCGCCGGCTATGTCCACGACGGCGGACTCCTCGACGTCACGAAGGAGTTCGGCGCCTGGCCCGAGGCGAAGGACACCGACCCCACCGCCCGCCGCTCGGTCACCGTCGGCGGCAAGGTCTACGGCGCCCCCTTCTACGTCGGCGTCCGCGCCCTCTACTACCGCACCGACGTCTTCGAGGACCTCGGCCTCGCCGTCCCGAAGTCCCTGGCCGAACTGGCGGCCACCGCCCGCGCCGTCCGCGCCGCCCGGCCCGATCTGTACGGCCTGGTCGTCGGCGGCGCCTACACGTACGGCGCGATGCCCTTCGTCTGGGCGCACGGCGGGGAACTCGCCGACGCCGACGGCGACTCCTACACCTCGGGGATCGACAGCGCCGCCGCCCGCAAGGGCATCGAGGCGTACACCGCCCTCTTCTCGGACGACAACTGTCCGGCCGCCAAGTGCGCCGGCATGGGCGGCAACGACACCGTCACCGCGTTCGCGGCCGGCAAGGCGGGCATGGCGATCGGCGGCGACTTCAGCCACACCGCCGTGGAGGCCGGGGCCGTGAAGGGCAAGTACGCCGTCGTCCCGCTGCCCGGTGTCACGGCGGGATCGGTCGCCCCGGCCTTCGCGGGCGGCAACAACATCGGCGTCCTGAAGAGCACCTCGCACCGCACCCTGGCCGTCGGCCTGATGAAGGCGCTGGCGTCGAAGAGGACCCAGGGAGCGCTGTTCGACGCGATGGGCTTCCTGCCGACCTTCACGGACGTCCGCGACCGGGCCGCCGCGCGGGAGCCGTTCGTGGCGCCCTTCGTGCGGACCCTGGCCGCCGGCACCAAGTTCGTGCCCGCCTCGCCCGCCTGGTCCCAGATCGACTCCCAGCAGGTCCTGCCGACCATGTTCCAGGAGGTCGTCAGCGGCCGGAAGAGCGTCACGGCGGCCTCCGCGGACGCGGCGAAGAAGATGGACGACGCGTTCGGCTCCGCCGGGTGA
- a CDS encoding DUF3039 domain-containing protein, with protein MSTLEPERGTGTGTLVEPTPQVSHGDGDHERFAHYVQKDKIMASALDGTPVVALCGKVWVPGRDPKKYPVCPMCKEIFESMGVGGGDGKGKGGDKK; from the coding sequence ATGAGCACTCTCGAGCCCGAGCGCGGCACCGGTACGGGGACCCTCGTAGAGCCGACGCCGCAGGTGTCGCACGGCGACGGCGACCACGAGCGCTTCGCGCACTACGTCCAGAAGGACAAGATCATGGCGAGCGCCCTCGACGGCACGCCCGTCGTGGCGCTGTGCGGCAAGGTGTGGGTGCCCGGCCGCGATCCCAAGAAGTATCCCGTCTGCCCGATGTGCAAGGAGATCTTCGAGTCGATGGGCGTCGGCGGCGGAGACGGCAAGGGCAAGGGCGGCGACAAGAAGTAG
- a CDS encoding YqgE/AlgH family protein: MTEVSSLTGRLLVATPALADPNFDRAVVLLLDHDEEGSLGVVLNRPTPVGVSDILEGWAGLTGEPGVVFQGGPVSLDSALGVAVIPGDSSGDRGPLGWRRVHGAIGLVDLEAPPELLASALGSLRIFAGYAGWGPGQLEDELVEGAWYVVESEPGDVSSPAPERLWREVLRRQRSDLAMVATYADDPSLN; this comes from the coding sequence ATGACCGAGGTGTCCTCGCTCACAGGGCGGCTGCTCGTGGCAACGCCCGCCCTGGCGGACCCGAACTTCGACCGTGCGGTGGTGCTCCTTCTCGACCACGACGAGGAGGGCTCCCTCGGTGTCGTCCTCAACCGCCCCACGCCGGTGGGCGTGAGCGACATCCTGGAGGGCTGGGCCGGCCTCACCGGCGAGCCCGGGGTCGTCTTCCAGGGCGGCCCGGTGTCCCTCGACTCCGCGCTGGGCGTCGCCGTCATCCCGGGCGACTCCTCCGGGGACCGCGGCCCGCTCGGCTGGCGCCGGGTGCACGGCGCGATCGGCCTCGTCGACCTGGAGGCCCCGCCGGAACTCCTCGCCTCCGCGCTGGGGTCCCTGCGGATCTTCGCCGGATACGCCGGCTGGGGACCCGGCCAACTGGAGGACGAACTGGTGGAGGGTGCCTGGTACGTGGTGGAGTCCGAACCCGGTGACGTCTCCTCCCCGGCCCCCGAGAGACTCTGGCGCGAGGTCCTGCGCCGCCAGCGCAGCGACCTGGCGATGGTGGCCACGTACGCGGACGACCCGTCGCTCAACTGA
- the murA gene encoding UDP-N-acetylglucosamine 1-carboxyvinyltransferase has product MTVNGSDDVLLVHGGTPLEGEIRVRGAKNLVPKAMVAALLGSEPSRLRNVPDIRDVRVVRGLLQLHGVTVRPGEEPGELVLDPTYVESANVADIDAHAGSSRIPILFCGPLLHRLGHAFIPGLGGCDIGGRPIDFHFDVLRQFGAKIEKRADGQYLEAPQRLRGTKIRLPYPSVGATEQVLLTAVLAEGVTELSNAAVEPEIEDLICVLQKMGAIIAMDTDRTIRITGVDKLGGYTHRALSDRLEAASWASAALATEGDIYVRGAQQRSMMTFLNTYRKVGGAFQIDDEGIRFWHPGGQLKSIALETDVHPGFQTDWQQPLVVALTQATGLSIIHETVYESRLGFTSALNQMGAHIQLYRECLGGSDCRFGQRNFLHSAVVSGPTRLQGADLVIPDLRGGFSYLIAALAAQGTSRVHGIELINRGYENFMEKLVELGAKVELPGKLLG; this is encoded by the coding sequence ATGACCGTCAACGGCTCTGACGACGTACTGCTTGTTCACGGCGGAACCCCGCTGGAGGGCGAGATCCGTGTCCGCGGTGCGAAGAACCTCGTACCGAAGGCCATGGTCGCCGCGCTGCTGGGCAGTGAGCCGAGTCGGCTGCGCAACGTTCCGGACATCCGCGACGTGCGGGTCGTACGCGGGCTGCTGCAACTGCACGGGGTGACGGTCCGTCCGGGTGAGGAGCCCGGTGAGCTGGTGCTCGACCCGACCTATGTGGAGAGCGCCAACGTCGCCGACATCGATGCCCACGCGGGGTCGAGCCGGATCCCGATCCTGTTCTGCGGGCCGCTGCTGCACCGGCTGGGCCACGCGTTCATCCCGGGCCTGGGCGGCTGCGACATCGGCGGCCGACCGATCGACTTCCACTTCGACGTGCTGCGGCAGTTCGGCGCGAAGATCGAGAAGCGGGCGGACGGGCAGTACCTGGAGGCCCCTCAGCGGCTGCGCGGCACGAAGATCCGGCTGCCGTACCCGTCCGTGGGCGCGACCGAGCAGGTGCTGCTGACGGCGGTCCTCGCGGAAGGTGTCACCGAGCTGTCCAACGCGGCCGTCGAGCCGGAGATCGAGGACCTCATCTGCGTGCTGCAGAAGATGGGCGCGATCATCGCGATGGACACCGACCGCACCATCCGCATCACCGGTGTGGACAAGCTCGGCGGGTACACCCACCGGGCCCTGTCGGACCGGCTGGAGGCGGCGTCCTGGGCGTCCGCGGCGCTGGCGACCGAGGGTGACATCTACGTCCGCGGGGCGCAGCAGCGCTCGATGATGACGTTCCTGAACACCTACCGGAAGGTGGGCGGCGCCTTCCAGATCGACGACGAGGGCATCCGCTTCTGGCACCCCGGCGGCCAGCTCAAGTCCATCGCGCTGGAGACGGACGTCCACCCGGGCTTCCAGACCGACTGGCAGCAGCCGCTGGTGGTCGCGCTGACGCAGGCCACGGGGCTGTCGATCATCCACGAGACGGTGTACGAGTCCCGGCTCGGCTTCACCTCGGCGCTGAACCAGATGGGCGCCCACATCCAGCTCTACCGCGAGTGCCTGGGCGGCTCCGACTGCCGCTTCGGCCAGCGCAACTTCCTGCACTCCGCGGTCGTCTCCGGCCCCACCCGCCTCCAGGGCGCCGACCTGGTCATCCCCGACCTCCGCGGCGGCTTCTCCTACCTGATCGCCGCCCTCGCGGCCCAGGGCACCTCCCGAGTCCACGGCATCGAACTGATCAACCGCGGCTACGAGAACTTCATGGAGAAGCTGGTGGAACTCGGCGCCAAGGTCGAACTCCCGGGCAAGCTGCTCGGTTAG
- a CDS encoding HU family DNA-binding protein produces the protein MNRSELVAALADRAEVTRKDADAVLAAFAEVVGDIVSKGDEKVTIPGFLTFERTHRAARTARNPQTGDPIQIPAGYSVKVSAGSKLKEAAKGK, from the coding sequence ATGAACCGCAGTGAGCTGGTGGCCGCGCTGGCCGACCGCGCCGAGGTGACCCGCAAGGACGCCGACGCCGTGCTGGCCGCGTTCGCCGAGGTCGTCGGCGACATCGTCTCCAAGGGCGACGAGAAGGTCACCATCCCCGGCTTCCTGACCTTCGAGCGCACCCACCGTGCCGCTCGCACCGCGCGCAACCCGCAGACCGGCGACCCGATCCAGATCCCGGCCGGCTACAGCGTGAAGGTCTCCGCGGGCTCGAAGCTCAAGGAAGCGGCCAAGGGCAAGTAA
- a CDS encoding NAD-dependent malic enzyme: MATAPSVSYSMTVRLEVPASGTSVSQLTTAVESHGGSVTGLDVTASGHEKLRIDVTIAATSTAHADEIVQQLREIEGVTLGKVSDRTFLMHLGGKIEMQSKHPIRNRDDLSMIYTPGVARVCMAIAENPEDARRLTIKRNSVAVVTDGSAVLGLGNIGPKAALPVMEGKAALFKRFAGIDAWPLCLDTQDTDAIVEIVKAIAPGFAGINLEDISAPRCFEIEARLREALDIPVFHDDQHGTAIVVLAALTNALRVAGKAIENIRVVMSGAGAAGTAILKLLLAAGVKSAVVADIHGVVHAGRADLVDAPADSPLRWIADNTNHEGLTGTLRQAVRGADVFIGVSAPNVLDGDDVAAMAEDAIVFALANPDPEVDPAVARRTAAVVATGRSDFPNQINNVLVFPGVFRGLLDAQSRTVNTEMMLAAAKALADVVSDDELNANYIIPSVFNDKVAGAVAGAVREAARAAGGSAS; the protein is encoded by the coding sequence ATGGCAACGGCGCCCAGCGTCTCCTACTCGATGACGGTCCGTCTGGAGGTGCCGGCCAGCGGAACCTCGGTCTCGCAGCTCACCACGGCCGTCGAGTCCCACGGCGGGTCCGTCACCGGCCTCGACGTCACCGCCTCCGGCCACGAGAAGCTCCGGATCGACGTCACCATCGCGGCCACCTCGACCGCCCACGCCGACGAGATCGTCCAGCAACTGCGCGAGATCGAGGGCGTCACCCTCGGCAAGGTCTCCGACCGTACGTTCCTCATGCACCTCGGCGGCAAGATCGAGATGCAGTCCAAGCACCCCATCCGCAACCGTGACGACCTCTCCATGATCTACACGCCCGGTGTGGCCCGGGTCTGCATGGCGATCGCCGAGAACCCCGAGGACGCGCGCCGCCTCACCATCAAGCGCAACTCCGTTGCGGTCGTGACGGACGGCTCCGCCGTGCTGGGCCTCGGCAACATCGGGCCCAAGGCCGCGCTGCCCGTCATGGAGGGCAAGGCGGCCCTCTTCAAGCGGTTCGCCGGCATCGACGCCTGGCCGCTCTGCCTGGACACCCAGGACACCGACGCGATTGTCGAGATCGTCAAGGCGATCGCCCCCGGCTTCGCCGGCATCAACCTGGAGGACATCTCCGCGCCCCGCTGCTTCGAGATCGAGGCCCGGCTGCGCGAGGCCCTCGACATCCCCGTCTTCCACGACGACCAGCACGGCACCGCGATCGTCGTCCTGGCCGCCCTCACCAACGCGCTGCGCGTGGCGGGCAAGGCGATCGAGAACATCCGGGTGGTCATGTCCGGCGCCGGCGCGGCCGGCACCGCCATCCTCAAGCTGCTGCTGGCGGCCGGGGTGAAGAGCGCCGTCGTCGCCGACATCCACGGCGTGGTGCACGCCGGCCGCGCCGACCTGGTGGACGCCCCGGCCGACTCCCCGCTGCGCTGGATCGCCGACAACACCAACCACGAGGGGCTCACCGGCACCCTCAGGCAGGCCGTGCGCGGCGCCGACGTCTTCATCGGAGTCTCCGCCCCGAACGTCCTCGACGGCGACGACGTGGCGGCCATGGCCGAGGACGCGATCGTGTTCGCGCTCGCGAACCCGGACCCCGAGGTCGACCCGGCGGTGGCCCGCCGCACGGCCGCCGTGGTGGCCACCGGACGCTCCGACTTCCCCAACCAGATCAACAACGTGCTGGTCTTCCCCGGCGTCTTCCGGGGGCTGCTGGACGCGCAGTCCCGCACCGTCAACACCGAGATGATGCTCGCGGCCGCGAAGGCCCTCGCGGACGTCGTCAGCGACGACGAGCTGAACGCGAACTACATCATCCCGAGCGTCTTCAACGACAAGGTCGCGGGCGCGGTGGCGGGCGCGGTGCGCGAGGCCGCCAGGGCCGCGGGCGGCTCGGCGTCCTGA
- a CDS encoding HelD family protein, with product MAVQAQQETAVGAAPDSVREREISVEQEHLDRVYRRLEEKIHEAEFLMNDAAKRGQVGTPGALAERDAQVFRAGVHLNRLNNEFEDFLFGRIDLLPGKDGKKGPDGAYTAVEPAEGAVRGDGTADIAETLHIGRIGVLDSDYAPLVIDWRAPAAAPFYRSTPVDPGRVVRRRVIRSKGRRVLGVEDDLMRPELRAFLAGEELPVIGDGALMAALGQARSHTMRDIVASIQAEQDLVIRAPAASVTYVEGGPGTGKTAVALHRAAYLLYQDRRRYAGGILIVSPTPLLVAYTEGVLPSLGEEGQVAIRAIGSLVDGAEATLYDSPAVARAKGSSRMLRVLRKAARGALENGGGTGQLALGDTRDTSDTVATPTRLRVVAFGRRLELEAADLDRIRQSALGGTAPVNLLRPRARKLLLDALWERSGAAGRHTDPELAAELRSSFDEDVTSEDSFTAFLDAWWPELTPKAVLAAMADERRLGRWARRILNPGEVRRVARSLKRDGHSVHDIALLDELQAVLGTPARPRKRRELDPLDQLTGLEELMPVREETQRERAERLAQERVEYAHVIVDEAQDLTPMQWRMVGRRGRHATWTVVGDPAQSSWSDPDEAAEARDEALGSRPRRRFRLTVNYRNPAEIAELAAKVLALAMPGAESPSAVRSTGVVPRFTAVEQSLAATVRAEAARLLEQVDGTVGVVVAMQRREEARRWLAGLGDRVVALGSLEAKGLEYDATVVVSPAEIADESPAGLRVLYVALTRATQQLTIVSGDRDEPDAHGVPDLLRD from the coding sequence GTGGCCGTTCAGGCTCAGCAGGAAACCGCGGTCGGCGCCGCACCGGACTCGGTCCGGGAACGCGAGATCAGCGTCGAACAGGAACATCTCGACCGGGTGTACCGGCGGCTCGAGGAGAAGATCCACGAGGCCGAGTTCCTGATGAACGACGCCGCCAAGCGTGGCCAGGTCGGGACGCCCGGCGCCCTCGCCGAACGGGACGCCCAGGTCTTCCGGGCGGGGGTGCACCTCAACCGGCTCAACAACGAGTTCGAGGACTTCCTGTTCGGGCGGATCGACCTGCTCCCCGGCAAGGACGGCAAGAAGGGCCCCGACGGCGCCTACACCGCCGTCGAACCCGCCGAGGGCGCGGTGCGCGGGGACGGGACCGCCGACATCGCCGAGACCCTCCACATCGGCCGTATCGGCGTCCTCGACTCCGACTACGCGCCGCTGGTCATCGACTGGCGGGCCCCGGCGGCGGCCCCCTTCTACCGGTCCACCCCGGTCGACCCCGGCCGGGTCGTGCGGCGCCGGGTGATCCGTTCCAAGGGCCGCCGGGTCCTCGGTGTCGAGGACGACCTGATGCGTCCCGAGCTGCGGGCCTTCCTGGCCGGCGAGGAACTGCCCGTCATCGGCGACGGCGCCCTGATGGCCGCCCTCGGCCAGGCCCGCTCGCACACCATGCGGGACATCGTCGCCTCCATCCAGGCCGAGCAGGACCTCGTCATCCGCGCCCCCGCCGCCTCCGTCACCTATGTCGAGGGCGGCCCCGGCACCGGCAAGACCGCCGTCGCCCTGCACCGCGCGGCCTACCTCCTCTACCAGGACCGGCGCCGGTACGCGGGCGGCATCCTGATCGTCTCGCCGACCCCCCTGCTGGTCGCGTACACCGAAGGCGTGCTGCCCTCCCTCGGCGAGGAGGGCCAGGTCGCCATCCGCGCCATCGGCTCCCTCGTCGACGGCGCCGAGGCCACGCTCTACGACTCCCCGGCGGTGGCCCGCGCCAAGGGGTCGTCCAGGATGCTGCGGGTGCTGCGCAAGGCGGCCCGCGGGGCGCTGGAGAACGGCGGCGGGACCGGACAGCTCGCCCTCGGCGACACCCGTGACACCAGCGACACCGTGGCGACGCCCACCCGGCTGCGGGTGGTCGCCTTCGGCCGCCGTCTGGAGCTGGAGGCCGCCGACCTCGACCGGATCCGGCAGAGCGCCCTCGGCGGCACCGCCCCGGTCAACCTGCTGCGCCCGCGCGCCCGCAAGCTGCTCCTGGACGCCCTGTGGGAGCGCTCCGGCGCGGCCGGCCGGCACACCGATCCCGAACTCGCCGCCGAACTGCGCTCCTCCTTCGACGAGGACGTCACGAGCGAGGACTCCTTCACCGCGTTCCTCGACGCCTGGTGGCCCGAGCTGACCCCGAAGGCCGTCCTCGCCGCGATGGCCGACGAGCGCCGGCTCGGCCGCTGGGCCCGCCGGATCCTCAACCCCGGCGAGGTCCGCAGAGTCGCCCGGTCCCTGAAGCGGGACGGCCACTCCGTGCACGACATCGCCCTGCTCGACGAGCTCCAGGCGGTCCTCGGCACCCCGGCCCGCCCTCGCAAGCGCCGCGAACTCGACCCGCTGGACCAGCTCACCGGCCTGGAGGAGCTGATGCCGGTGCGCGAGGAGACCCAGCGCGAGCGGGCCGAGCGGCTCGCCCAGGAACGCGTCGAGTACGCGCACGTCATCGTCGACGAGGCCCAGGACCTCACGCCGATGCAGTGGCGCATGGTCGGCCGCCGTGGCCGGCACGCCACCTGGACCGTCGTCGGCGACCCCGCCCAGTCCTCCTGGTCCGACCCCGACGAGGCCGCCGAGGCCCGCGACGAGGCGCTCGGCTCCCGGCCGCGCCGCCGCTTCCGGCTCACCGTGAACTACCGCAACCCGGCCGAGATCGCCGAACTCGCCGCGAAGGTGCTGGCCCTGGCCATGCCCGGCGCCGAGTCGCCGTCCGCGGTCCGCTCCACCGGCGTCGTCCCGCGCTTCACGGCGGTCGAGCAGTCGCTCGCCGCCACCGTCCGGGCCGAGGCCGCCCGGCTGCTGGAGCAGGTGGACGGCACGGTCGGCGTCGTCGTCGCGATGCAGCGCCGCGAGGAGGCCCGCCGCTGGCTCGCCGGGCTCGGCGACCGGGTGGTGGCCCTGGGCAGCCTGGAGGCCAAGGGCCTGGAGTACGACGCGACGGTCGTCGTCTCCCCGGCGGAGATCGCGGACGAGTCCCCGGCCGGGCTGCGGGTGCTGTACGTGGCCCTCACCCGGGCCACCCAGCAGCTCACGATCGTGTCGGGCGACCGGGACGAACCGGATGCGCACGGGGTCCCCGACCTGCTCAGGGACTGA
- a CDS encoding anti-sigma factor — MQGSVGSPSPSEHETVGAYALGILDDAEATAFESHLVGCEWCAQQLDELAGMEPMLAALADLPGTGTPAIGESLSARPSPRLVDKLVDEVSERRAQKRRRSFFLVAAAAALIVGGPLTVLAASGGDGGSTGVQAGSTKSAAVTTKAAFDALPTKVTATDDATKVSATVAMLEKGWGTEVGVELKNVTGPEKCSLIAVGKDGKRETVSSWSVPEWGYGIPGATTEQAKNPLYVMGGAAFKANEIDHFEVMTFGGKKLVEIDA, encoded by the coding sequence ATGCAGGGATCTGTGGGATCTCCGAGCCCGAGTGAGCATGAAACCGTCGGCGCCTACGCCCTCGGCATCCTCGACGACGCCGAGGCGACCGCCTTCGAGTCGCATCTGGTCGGCTGCGAGTGGTGCGCCCAGCAGCTCGACGAGCTGGCCGGGATGGAACCGATGCTGGCGGCCCTCGCGGACCTGCCGGGCACCGGGACCCCGGCGATCGGCGAGTCCCTCTCCGCCCGGCCCAGCCCGCGGCTGGTGGACAAGCTGGTCGACGAGGTGTCCGAGCGCCGCGCCCAGAAGCGCCGCCGCTCCTTCTTCCTGGTGGCGGCCGCGGCCGCGCTGATCGTCGGCGGTCCGCTGACCGTGCTGGCCGCGTCCGGCGGCGACGGCGGCAGCACCGGTGTGCAGGCAGGCTCCACCAAGTCCGCCGCGGTCACCACGAAGGCCGCCTTCGACGCCCTGCCCACCAAGGTCACGGCGACCGACGACGCCACCAAGGTCTCGGCGACCGTCGCCATGCTGGAGAAGGGCTGGGGCACCGAGGTCGGTGTCGAGCTGAAGAACGTCACGGGCCCGGAGAAGTGCTCGCTGATCGCCGTCGGCAAGGACGGCAAGCGCGAGACGGTCTCCTCCTGGTCGGTCCCGGAGTGGGGGTACGGCATCCCCGGCGCCACCACCGAACAGGCCAAGAACCCGCTCTACGTGATGGGCGGCGCGGCCTTCAAGGCCAATGAGATCGATCACTTCGAGGTCATGACCTTCGGGGGCAAGAAGCTCGTCGAGATCGACGCCTGA
- a CDS encoding sigma-70 family RNA polymerase sigma factor yields MSQPSEPDEELMRALYREHAGPLLAYVLRLVAGDRQRAEDVVQETLIRAWKNAGQLNRATGSVRPWLVTVARRIVIDGHRSRQARPQEVDPSPLEVIPAEDEIDKALWLMTLSDALDDLTPAHREVLVETYFKGRTVNEAAETLGIPSGTVRSRVFYALRSMKLALEERGVTA; encoded by the coding sequence ATGTCCCAGCCCTCGGAACCTGACGAGGAGCTGATGCGTGCTCTGTATCGGGAGCATGCCGGACCCCTTCTTGCGTATGTCCTGCGCCTGGTTGCCGGAGACCGGCAGCGTGCCGAGGACGTCGTGCAGGAGACACTCATCCGAGCCTGGAAGAACGCCGGCCAGCTCAATCGAGCGACCGGTTCGGTACGCCCCTGGCTGGTGACGGTCGCTCGCCGCATCGTCATCGACGGCCACCGCAGCCGGCAGGCCCGGCCGCAGGAGGTCGACCCGTCGCCGCTGGAGGTCATTCCCGCGGAGGACGAGATCGACAAGGCGCTGTGGCTGATGACGCTGTCCGATGCACTCGACGACCTGACCCCCGCCCACCGGGAGGTGCTCGTCGAGACGTACTTCAAGGGGCGTACCGTCAATGAGGCGGCCGAGACGCTGGGTATACCCAGCGGCACCGTCCGTTCTCGAGTGTTCTATGCCCTGCGGTCGATGAAGCTGGCTCTGGAGGAGCGGGGGGTGACGGCGTGA
- a CDS encoding CGNR zinc finger domain-containing protein, translating into MALGTVTVPYELRFDSGRSCLDLLATRHPYEHLDGIAPLRAWITGAGLVPPGTPLTHADPGWTAAFRELRGDIDRLVRDWLARTDPGPYDAALARVNAAARPAPPVPRAVRDEDGTLVRELDGPPQCAALLAAVARDAVELLTDPAARAGLRECAGDNCPIVYVDTSRGRRRRWCSSEVCGNRERVARHRRRVARERAQLPGMRLL; encoded by the coding sequence ATGGCACTGGGCACGGTCACGGTCCCCTACGAGCTGCGGTTCGACTCCGGGCGCAGTTGTCTCGACCTCCTCGCGACCCGCCATCCCTACGAACACCTCGACGGGATCGCCCCGTTGCGTGCCTGGATCACCGGCGCCGGACTGGTGCCGCCGGGCACCCCGCTGACCCACGCCGACCCCGGCTGGACGGCGGCCTTCCGTGAACTGCGGGGCGACATCGACCGGTTGGTGCGCGACTGGCTGGCCCGCACCGACCCCGGCCCGTACGACGCCGCCCTCGCCCGGGTCAACGCGGCGGCCCGCCCGGCCCCGCCCGTCCCGCGCGCCGTACGCGACGAGGACGGCACCCTCGTACGCGAGTTGGACGGTCCGCCGCAGTGCGCCGCGCTGCTCGCCGCGGTCGCCAGGGACGCCGTCGAACTCCTCACCGATCCCGCCGCCCGCGCGGGGCTGCGGGAGTGCGCGGGCGACAACTGCCCGATCGTGTACGTCGACACCTCCCGGGGGCGGCGCCGGCGCTGGTGCTCCAGCGAGGTCTGCGGGAACCGGGAGCGGGTCGCCCGGCACCGCCGGCGCGTCGCGCGGGAGCGGGCTCAACTGCCCGGAATGCGTCTTCTCTGA
- a CDS encoding uroporphyrinogen-III synthase, translating into MYDEQQRTDAGPRAAVDHGPLAGFTVGVTAARRAEELGALLQRRGAAVLHAPALRIVPLADDGELLAATKNLIDQAPDVVVATTAIGFRGWIEAADGWGLGEDLLARLGAIELLARGPKVKGAIRAAGLTEDWSPSSESMAEVLDRLLEEGVDGRRIAVQLHGEPLPGFVESLRAGGAEVVGVPVYRWMPPEDVTPLDRLIDAAVSRGLDAITFTSAPAAVSLLSRAEHRGLLPELLTALHHDVVPACVGPVTALPLQAHGLDTVQPERFRLGPLVQLLCQELPSRARALPVAGHRVEIRGHAVLVDGCLKPVPPAGMSLLRALSRRPGWVVPRAELLRALPGAGRDEHAVETAMARLRTALGAPKLIQTVVKRGYRLALDPAIDAKYADA; encoded by the coding sequence ATGTACGACGAACAGCAGCGAACGGACGCCGGGCCGCGGGCCGCCGTCGACCACGGGCCCCTGGCCGGGTTCACCGTGGGCGTGACCGCCGCGCGCCGCGCCGAGGAACTGGGGGCGCTGCTCCAGCGGCGCGGGGCGGCGGTGCTGCACGCGCCCGCCCTGCGGATCGTGCCGCTGGCCGACGACGGCGAGCTGCTCGCCGCGACCAAGAACCTCATCGACCAGGCGCCGGACGTCGTCGTGGCCACGACCGCGATCGGCTTCCGGGGCTGGATCGAGGCCGCCGACGGCTGGGGTCTCGGCGAGGATCTGCTCGCCCGGCTCGGCGCGATCGAACTGCTGGCCCGCGGGCCCAAGGTGAAGGGCGCGATCCGGGCCGCGGGGCTGACCGAGGACTGGTCGCCGTCGTCCGAGTCGATGGCCGAGGTCCTCGACCGCCTCCTGGAGGAGGGCGTGGACGGGCGCCGGATCGCCGTGCAGCTCCACGGGGAGCCGCTGCCCGGGTTCGTGGAGTCGCTGCGGGCCGGCGGCGCGGAGGTGGTGGGCGTCCCGGTGTACCGGTGGATGCCGCCGGAGGACGTCACGCCGCTGGACCGGCTGATCGACGCGGCCGTCTCGCGCGGTCTGGACGCGATCACCTTCACCAGCGCGCCCGCCGCCGTGTCGCTGCTCTCCCGGGCGGAGCACCGCGGGCTGCTGCCCGAACTGCTCACCGCGCTCCACCACGACGTGGTGCCCGCCTGCGTCGGACCGGTCACCGCGCTGCCGCTCCAGGCGCACGGTCTGGACACCGTCCAGCCGGAACGCTTCCGGCTGGGACCGCTGGTTCAGCTCCTGTGCCAGGAACTGCCGTCCCGGGCACGGGCGTTGCCGGTCGCGGGGCACCGGGTGGAGATCAGGGGGCACGCGGTGCTGGTGGACGGCTGTCTCAAACCGGTGCCGCCGGCCGGGATGTCGCTGCTGCGGGCGCTGTCCCGGCGGCCCGGCTGGGTGGTGCCGCGGGCCGAACTGCTGCGGGCGCTGCCGGGGGCGGGGCGCGACGAGCACGCGGTGGAGACCGCGATGGCCCGGCTGCGGACGGCGCTGGGGGCGCCGAAGCTGATCCAGACGGTGGTCAAGCGCGGCTACCGGCTGGCGCTGGACCCGGCGATCGACGCCAAGTACGCCGACGCCTGA